TCGCACCGCCACCCCGTGCGGCGCCGCGGCCCCTTTGCCCCCACGCCCCATCGCCCGCACTGAACCGCCCTTCTCCTGGCACTCCTCCGCCAGCTCCAGCCACTCCTGCGTAAACACCGCGCTCAACGTCTCCGGCCGATGGCCCGATGCCCACTCGCCCAGCTTCCGCCACTCCGCCTTGCCTTCGGTGCTTTTCCGCAGCAACAACCCCCGGCACGCGCCCGTCAGCTCGCCGCTGGCCGCCAAAAAGGCCGGCCAGAACGCCGTCGGCGGCCCGGCAAAAGACCGCAACGTCGCCCAGCCCGCCGTGCCGCGCGGCACCTCCGTGGCCTTCAGTTGTTCATTCCCTCCGCTCATGGAGCCTCCGGGAGATGCATCAGCCCGGCCACCCCCGGACGAATTTTGCCTTGGGGATTCTCAAACAACACCTTGACCTTGAGCAGCCCGCTGGCCGGATCCACCACCGGCGACACAAACGCCACCTCCCCCGTCACGCTCAGACTCTGCCGCCCCGCCGGCAGCTCCAGCTTGATCCGCTGGCCCGCCGCCAGCGCCGCCCCCGCCCGCGCCTCCACATTCGCCACAAAATAACACTGCCGCGTGTCCACCAGCCGCACCAGCGGCTCCTGCGCCTTGCAATCCTCCCCCGCCTTCCGCATCAGCTCCACCACATACCCGCTCTGCGGCGCCGTGATCACCCGCTTCCGCAACTGCTCCAGCGCCATCTCGTACTCGATCTTCTCCCGCGCCTCGGCCAGTTGCAGTTTGTCATGCTCCGCCACCGCCTGCTTGTACTCCAGCTCCTTCTTCAACAACTGCTCCTTGCTCACCGACTTCGACGTCTCAAACAGCTTGCGCGTCGCCTCCAAATCCATCTTCAGCATCTCCATCTGCGCCGCCGCCGCCGTCAGCTCCGCCTTGCTCTCGCTCAGAATCCGCCGGCGCTCCACCTCCAGCTCCTCCTGCCGCTTCTCCAGCTCCAATATCGCCGTCCCCGACTCCATGAAATCCCCCTCCTTCACCAGGATTTTGGCAATCGTCCCCGGCACCGACGCGCTGATCACCAGATCATGCAACGGCTCGGTAATCCCCTCCACCGTGGCCGCCGGGACGGCCCCCGCCCTTGCCAGCCAGGCCGCCATCAACACCCCCGCCGCCAGCCGCCGCAGACGATGGGCGTACGCTTCGTTGATCATCATCATAGCTTAATTCAGGGTTGGCGCGGGGGCAAAGTCGCCGGAGGAATCGGCGGCGCCGCCTGCCGGCGCAGCTCATACTCCCGCTGCACCTGCTCCAAAAATTCCGCATACGCCTGCGGCGTGATCTTGCCGCTCCGCAGCAGCGCCCGCGTCCGATGCGCCAGATCCGACTGGCTCAGCTCCAGATTCCGCGCCTGCAACACCATCCCCACCGACTGCTCCAAATCCAGCACCGCCCGCTTGAACCGCACCTGGCTTTGCACCAGCCCCAGCCGCGCCTCAAACAAATCCTGCTCCGTCTCCAGCACCGTCCGGCTGTCCGTCTTCCCCACTTCCAGCCGGTCCAGTTGCGACTTCAGCAGGTTTTGATTGAACTCCACCACCTTGGCGTACCGGGCAATGTTGTCGTAATACGAATCGGCCGTCTTGTGCGCCGCATCAATCAGGTTGTCCAACTGCACCCGCAACGTCTGCAGCGCCAGCAGCGTGTTCTGCCGCCGCAACCGCGCCGCCTCCAATTCCTTGCGCGCCTTCAGGTTGCCCCCCAGCGGCACCCGCAGCTCCACCCCCAGCATCCACGCCGGATAATCATGCGCCTCCAGATTCCGCCAGATGCCCTGATAATTCGGATGAATGTCGCTCGAGCCGTAGCTCGCCTTCAAGTCCAGTTGCGGCAGCCGTTGATTCTTCGCAAAATTGATCCGCACCCCGTCCAGCGCCAGTTGATGCCGCAGCGACAACGCATCCGGATTAAGCTGATCCGCCAGCGTCCGAAAGTACAACGGATCACTGGTCATCGGCCCCGCCTTCGGTTCATCCACCGCCACCAGACGATCATGCGGCCCCAGCACCGAACTCGAACAAAATATCATCGCCCGATTGGCCGCCTCATACAGCTTCTGCCGCGCCTCGTTGGCCAGCGCCTGCCGCTGCGCCAGCCCCGCCTCCGCCTGCAACACGTCCAGCTCCGCCCCCTTCCCCACCGCCAGCTTCGCCTGGTTGTCCGCCAGCAGCGTCTGCGCCACCGCCACCGAATCCGTGCTGAACGCGTATTGCTGCTGCGCCAGATACACATCCCAATACGCCGCCTCCGCCCGCGCCACAATCTCGATCAGCGCCTTGCGGTATTCCTGAAACGTAATCTCCGAGTTGATCGCCGCCGCCCGCAGATTGGCCAGCGTCGCCGCATAACCAAAATCCTTCAACAACGGCTGCGTCAGCGCCAGGCTCAGCGTGGACAAATACTCCCCGTCCGGAAAGTTCGCCTGGTTCAGATTGTTCCGCAGCTCATTCAGCCGGTAGCCCAGTTGCACCTTCGCCCCCGAAGGCGTGATCATCTCCACCCCGGAATCGTAACGATTGTTCCGCTCGTTAAATAGGGTGGCAAAAAACAAATTCCGCTTCTGCTCCTCCGTCAGCGCATTGCGCCGATCCTCATGCGTGAACGAGGTCACCCACGCCGGCTCAAACAATCCCTTCTGCGCCTCATACTGCTTGCGGCTGATCTGCACCTCCAGAATCTTCATCTGGATGTTCTCGTTGTTGGTCAGCACGCGCGCCAGAAACTCGTTCAACGTCAGCTTCAGCTCCGCCCCCTGACCCCCGGCCACCATGCACCAAAAAACGCACACCCCAACGACACACTTTCCCCACGCCATGTTGTCCATAATAATTGCTTTTCGCCTTGAGACTGAACTTGCCTTCAAAGCAAAAACTATACCCCCCCCTCTCTGCACCGTCAAAAAATATCCGCCCCCGCCTTCCCCCGCCCTCTTCAACCGCAGCCAGCCGCCCCCGGCCTCACGCCTCAATCCCGTAAACCTTGATCTTGTTGTACAGCGTCTGCCGCCCTATCCCCAGCCGCCGCGCCGCTTCCACTTTGTTCCCCCCCGTCTCCTGCAACACCTTCAAAATGGTGTTCCGCTCCATCGCATCCATCAAACTCAGGCCCTCCGGCGCACTCTCCTCCTCCGCATGCCCAATGGACAAATCCCCCGCTTCAATCAGCGGCCCCCCGGCGATCAACACCGCCCGCTGCACCTCGTTCTGCAACTGCCGCACATTCCCCGGCCAGTCAAAGCTCCGCAACCGCTGCGCCGCCTCGGCGGAAAACCCCGTAAATGTGCGCCCCGCCTGCGCCGCAAAGCGCTGCAAAAACGCATTCGCCAGCGGCAAAATGTCCTCCCGCCGATCCCGCAGCGGCGGCAGCGTCAGCGTGATCGTCGAAATCCGGTAATACAAATCCTCCCGCAGTTTCCCCGTCCGAATGGCCTCCTGGATCGGCCGGTTGGTCGCCGCAATAATCCGGCAATTTATCGTATAACTCGTCCGCCCCCCCACCGGACGCACCTCCTTGTCCTGCAACACCCGCAGCAGCTTGCTCTGCGTGTCCACCGGCATCTCCGATATCTCATCCAGCAACAGCGTCCCCCCCTCCGCCTGCCGAAACAATCCCACCCGATCCGCCGTGGCCCCCGTAAACGCCCCCTTCACCGACCCGAACAACTCACTCTCAATCAATTCCCGCGGCAGCGCCGCGCAGTTCACCTTCACAAACGGTTTGGCCGCCCGCGGGCTGAGATTATGAATCAAATCCGCAATCACCTCCTTGCCCGTCCCGCTCTCCCCCACAATAAACACCG
The Verrucomicrobiia bacterium DNA segment above includes these coding regions:
- a CDS encoding efflux RND transporter periplasmic adaptor subunit, which codes for MMMINEAYAHRLRRLAAGVLMAAWLARAGAVPAATVEGITEPLHDLVISASVPGTIAKILVKEGDFMESGTAILELEKRQEELEVERRRILSESKAELTAAAAQMEMLKMDLEATRKLFETSKSVSKEQLLKKELEYKQAVAEHDKLQLAEAREKIEYEMALEQLRKRVITAPQSGYVVELMRKAGEDCKAQEPLVRLVDTRQCYFVANVEARAGAALAAGQRIKLELPAGRQSLSVTGEVAFVSPVVDPASGLLKVKVLFENPQGKIRPGVAGLMHLPEAP
- a CDS encoding sigma-54 dependent transcriptional regulator, translated to MSASVLVVDDTAEIRDLVRAILSEEGYQVQECDSGAALRRRLGEERAPDLVLLDLRLPDAEGLDLLPVIKREWPGTEVLIMTGYATIEAAVRATKMGAYGFQEKPFDPAALVVNVGRALEHKSLQEQASQLRQALSTMSGGAAPVFQSAAMKAVVKMVEKVAGSDVSVFIVGESGTGKEVIADLIHNLSPRAAKPFVKVNCAALPRELIESELFGSVKGAFTGATADRVGLFRQAEGGTLLLDEISEMPVDTQSKLLRVLQDKEVRPVGGRTSYTINCRIIAATNRPIQEAIRTGKLREDLYYRISTITLTLPPLRDRREDILPLANAFLQRFAAQAGRTFTGFSAEAAQRLRSFDWPGNVRQLQNEVQRAVLIAGGPLIEAGDLSIGHAEEESAPEGLSLMDAMERNTILKVLQETGGNKVEAARRLGIGRQTLYNKIKVYGIEA